The Myotis daubentonii chromosome 9, mMyoDau2.1, whole genome shotgun sequence genome has a segment encoding these proteins:
- the SLC37A4 gene encoding glucose-6-phosphate exchanger SLC37A4 isoform X1, which yields MAAQGYGYYRTVIFSAMFGGYSLYYFNRKTFSFVMPSLVEEVPLDKDDLGLITSSQSAAYAISKFVSGVLSDQMSARWLFSSGLLLVGLVNVAFSWSSTVSAFAALWFLNGLAQGLGWPPCGKVLRKWFEPSQFGTWWAILSTSMNLAGGLGPILATILAQSYSWRSTLALSGALCVAVSFLCLLLIHNEPADVGLRNLDPTPSKGKKGSMKEESTLQELLLSPYLWVLSTGYLVVFGVKTCCTDWGQFFLIQEKGQSALVGSSYMSALEVGGLVGSIAAGYLSDRAMAKAGPSTHGNPRHGLLLLMMAGMTVSMYLFRVTVTSDSPKDVAFWTLALHPLAALTGFKEHELWILVLGALFGFSSYGPIALFGVIANESAPPNLCGTSHAIVGLMANVGGFLAGLPFSTIAKHYSWSTAFWVAEVICTASTAAFFVLRNIRTKMGRVPKKAE from the exons ATGGCAGCCCAGGGCTATGGCTACTATCGCACTGTGATCTTCTCGGCCATGTTCGGAGGCTACAGCCTGTACTACTTCAACCGCAAGACCTTCTCCTTCGTCATGCCCTCGCTGGTGGAGGAGGTCCCTCTGGACAAGGATGACCTGG ggctcaTCACCAGCAGCCAGTCGGCAGCCTACGCCATCAGCAAGTTTGTGAGTGGAGTGCTGTCTGACCAGATGAGCGCTCGCTGGCTCTTCTCGTCTGGGCTGCTCCTGGTCGGCCTGGTCAACGTGGCCTTTTCATGGAGCTCCACAGTGTCTGCCTTCGCTGCCCTCTGGTTCCTCAATGGCCTGGCgcagggcctgggctggcccCCGTGTGGGAAGGTCCTCAGGAAG TGGTTTGAGCCATCTCAGTTTGGCACTTGGTGGGCCATCTTGTCAACCAGCATGAACCTGGCTGGAGGGCTGGGCCCCATCCTGGCAACCATTCTGGCCCAGAGCTACAGCTGGCGCAGCACGCTGGCCCTGTCGGGGGCGCTGTGTGTGGCTGTCTCCTTCCTCTGTCTCCTGCTCATCCACAATGAACCTGCTGATGTTGGACTCCGCAACCTggaccccaccccctccaaggGCAAAAAGG gctccaTGAAGGAGGAGAGCACCTTACAGGAGCTGCTGCTGTCCCCCTACCTGTGGGTGCTCTCCACTGGCTACCTGGTGGTGTTTGGAGTCAAGACTTGCTGCACTGACTGGGGCCAGTTCTTCCTTATCCAGGAGAAAGGACAGTCAGCCCTTGTGG GTAGCTCCTACATGAGTGCCCTGGAGGTCGGGGGCCTTGTTGGCAGCATTGCCGCTGGCTACCTGTCGGACCGGGCCATGGCGAAG GCAGGGCCGTCCACCCATGGGAACCCACGCCATGGCCTGCTGCTGTTGATGATGGCGGGCATGACAGTGTCCATGTACCTCTTCCGGGTAACCGTGACCAGTGACTCCCCCAAG gATGTCGCTTTCTGGACTCTGGCTCTTCACCCTCTCGCTGCGCTCACAGGCTTTAAGGAGCACGAG CTCTGGATCCTGGTGTTGGGAGCCCTGTTTGGTTTCTCCTCTTATGGTCCCATTGCCTTGTTTGGAGTCATTGCCAATGAGAGTGCTCCTCCCAACTTGTGTGGCACCTCCCATGCCATTGTGGGACTCATGGCCAATG TGGGTGGCTTTCTGGCCGGGTTGCCCTTCAGCACCATTGCCAAGCACTACAGCTGGAGCACAGCCTTCTGGGTGGCGGAAGTGATCTGCACAGCCAGCACAGCTGCCTTCTTCGTCCTGCGAAACATCCGCACCAAGATGGGCCGAGTGCCCAAGAAGGCCGAGTGA
- the SLC37A4 gene encoding glucose-6-phosphate exchanger SLC37A4 isoform X2, producing the protein MAAQGYGYYRTVIFSAMFGGYSLYYFNRKTFSFVMPSLVEEVPLDKDDLGLITSSQSAAYAISKFVSGVLSDQMSARWLFSSGLLLVGLVNVAFSWSSTVSAFAALWFLNGLAQGLGWPPCGKVLRKWFEPSQFGTWWAILSTSMNLAGGLGPILATILAQSYSWRSTLALSGALCVAVSFLCLLLIHNEPADVGLRNLDPTPSKGKKGSMKEESTLQELLLSPYLWVLSTGYLVVFGVKTCCTDWGQFFLIQEKGQSALVGSSYMSALEVGGLVGSIAAGYLSDRAMAKAGPSTHGNPRHGLLLLMMAGMTVSMYLFRVTVTSDSPKLWILVLGALFGFSSYGPIALFGVIANESAPPNLCGTSHAIVGLMANVGGFLAGLPFSTIAKHYSWSTAFWVAEVICTASTAAFFVLRNIRTKMGRVPKKAE; encoded by the exons ATGGCAGCCCAGGGCTATGGCTACTATCGCACTGTGATCTTCTCGGCCATGTTCGGAGGCTACAGCCTGTACTACTTCAACCGCAAGACCTTCTCCTTCGTCATGCCCTCGCTGGTGGAGGAGGTCCCTCTGGACAAGGATGACCTGG ggctcaTCACCAGCAGCCAGTCGGCAGCCTACGCCATCAGCAAGTTTGTGAGTGGAGTGCTGTCTGACCAGATGAGCGCTCGCTGGCTCTTCTCGTCTGGGCTGCTCCTGGTCGGCCTGGTCAACGTGGCCTTTTCATGGAGCTCCACAGTGTCTGCCTTCGCTGCCCTCTGGTTCCTCAATGGCCTGGCgcagggcctgggctggcccCCGTGTGGGAAGGTCCTCAGGAAG TGGTTTGAGCCATCTCAGTTTGGCACTTGGTGGGCCATCTTGTCAACCAGCATGAACCTGGCTGGAGGGCTGGGCCCCATCCTGGCAACCATTCTGGCCCAGAGCTACAGCTGGCGCAGCACGCTGGCCCTGTCGGGGGCGCTGTGTGTGGCTGTCTCCTTCCTCTGTCTCCTGCTCATCCACAATGAACCTGCTGATGTTGGACTCCGCAACCTggaccccaccccctccaaggGCAAAAAGG gctccaTGAAGGAGGAGAGCACCTTACAGGAGCTGCTGCTGTCCCCCTACCTGTGGGTGCTCTCCACTGGCTACCTGGTGGTGTTTGGAGTCAAGACTTGCTGCACTGACTGGGGCCAGTTCTTCCTTATCCAGGAGAAAGGACAGTCAGCCCTTGTGG GTAGCTCCTACATGAGTGCCCTGGAGGTCGGGGGCCTTGTTGGCAGCATTGCCGCTGGCTACCTGTCGGACCGGGCCATGGCGAAG GCAGGGCCGTCCACCCATGGGAACCCACGCCATGGCCTGCTGCTGTTGATGATGGCGGGCATGACAGTGTCCATGTACCTCTTCCGGGTAACCGTGACCAGTGACTCCCCCAAG CTCTGGATCCTGGTGTTGGGAGCCCTGTTTGGTTTCTCCTCTTATGGTCCCATTGCCTTGTTTGGAGTCATTGCCAATGAGAGTGCTCCTCCCAACTTGTGTGGCACCTCCCATGCCATTGTGGGACTCATGGCCAATG TGGGTGGCTTTCTGGCCGGGTTGCCCTTCAGCACCATTGCCAAGCACTACAGCTGGAGCACAGCCTTCTGGGTGGCGGAAGTGATCTGCACAGCCAGCACAGCTGCCTTCTTCGTCCTGCGAAACATCCGCACCAAGATGGGCCGAGTGCCCAAGAAGGCCGAGTGA
- the TRAPPC4 gene encoding trafficking protein particle complex subunit 4: MAIFSVYVVNKAGGLIYHLDSYAPRAEAEKTFSYPLDLLLKLHDERVLVAFGQRDGIRVGHAVLAINGKDVNGKYTADGKEVLEYLGNPANYPVSVRFGRPRLTSNEKLMLASMFHSLFAIGSQLSPEQGSSGIEMLETDTFKLHCFQTLTGIKFVVLADPRQAGIDSLLRKIYEIYSDFALKNPFYSLEMPIRCELFEQNLKLALEVAEKAGTFGPGS; this comes from the exons ATGGCCATTTTCAGTGTGTACGTGGTGAACAAAGCCGGCGGCCTGATTTACCATCTGGACAGTTACGCGCCACGAGCCGAGGCTGAGAAAACGTTCAGTTACCCGCTTGATCTGCTGCTCAAGCTACACGACGAGCGAGTGCTAGTTGCCTTCGGCCAGCGCGACGGCATCCGGG TGGGCCACGCAGTGCTGGCCATCAATGGCAAGGACGTGAACGGCAAGTACACGGCCGATGGCAAAGAGGTGCTGGAGTACCTCGGCAACCCTGCCAACTACCCCGTGTCCGTGCGATTCGGCCGGCCCCGCCTCACCTCCAATGAGAAGCTCATGTTGGCCTCCATGTTCCATTC GCTGTTCGCAATCGGCTCCCAGCTGTCTCCTGAACAGGGCAGCTCAGGCATTGAGATGCTGGAGACAGACACATTCAAGCTGCACTGCTTCCAGACCCTGACAG GAATCAAGTTTGTGGTGCTGGCAGACCCTAGGCAAGCTGGAATAGACTCTCTACTCCGAAAGATTTATGAGATTTATTCAGACTTTGCCCTCAAGAATCCATTCTACTCCCTGGAAATGCCCATCAG GTGTGAGCTGTTTGAACAGAACCTGAAGTTAGCCCTGGAGGTGGCAGAGAAGGCTGGAACTTTTGGACCTGGGTCATAG
- the RPS25 gene encoding small ribosomal subunit protein eS25, with protein sequence MPPKDDKKKKDAGKSAKKDKDPVNKSGGKAKKKKWSKGKVRDKLNNLVLFDKATYDKLCKEVPNYKLITPAVVSERLKIRGSLARAALQELLSKGLIKLVSKHRAQVIYTRNTKGGDAPAAGEDA encoded by the exons ATG CCGCCCAAGGacgacaagaagaagaaagatgctGGAAAGTCGGCCAAGAAAGACAAGGACCCCGTGAACAAGTCGGGGGGCAAGGCCAAAAAGAAG AAGTGGTCCAAAGGCAAAGTTCGGGACAAGCTCAATAACCTGGTCTTGTTTGACAAAGCCACATACGACAAGCTCTGTAAGGAGGTTCCCAACTACAAGCTCATAACCCCAGCTGTGGTCTCCGAGAGGCTGAAGATTCGCGGCTCCTTGGCCAGGGCAGCCCTTCAGGAGCTCCTTAGTAAAG GGCTTATTAAACTAGTCTCAAAGCACAGAGCTCAAGTGATTTACACCAGAAACACCAAAGGTGGGGACGCCCCGGCTGCTGGAGAAGATGCATGA